The following are from one region of the Chanos chanos chromosome 10, fChaCha1.1, whole genome shotgun sequence genome:
- the LOC115822276 gene encoding tripartite motif-containing protein 54 — protein MEIQRSGSLVGSPSSMESLEKQLSCPICLDMFTKPVVILPCQHNLCRSCASDLYDSRNPYRFSGGVFRCPTCRFEVVLDRHGVHGLQRNLLVENIIDIYKQQQEGGGSGGRTPETPLKPKNAQELMCQEHEDEKLNIYCVTCQVPTCSMCKVFGQHKDCEVSPLASVYQAQKGELSNAIDALVASNGRLQALLNQMEAASTAVQENSQRAKQRLAERFDALYAALEERKSTLLERIGKEQDDKVAALRDLARRYGDRLQAGSELTDTAVRTLEQSGVAEFLQASKGLIEQTKDAAKSSLAEERPEPGFEKMDHFTLSTEHIGSLLAKMDFGVEDDDEEFEDAEEEEEE, from the coding sequence ATGGAGATCCAGAGATCTGGCTCGTTGGTGGGGTCGCCCAGTTCCATGGAGAGTCTGGAGAAGCAGCTGAGCTGTCCGATCTGCCTGGACATGTTCACCAAGCCTGTGGTAATCCTACCATGCCAACACAACCTGTGTCGAAGCTGTGCTAGCGACCTCTACGACTCCCGCAATCCCTACCGCTTCTCTGGTGGCGTCTTCAGGTGTCCCACCTGCCGCTTTGAGGTGGTCCTGGACCGTCACGGAGTACACGGACTCCAACGAAACCTCCTGGTCGAAAATATCATTGACATCTACAAGCAGCAGCAGGAAGGTGGAGGTAGCGGCGGCAGGACCCCCGAGACTCCGCTGAAACCTAAAAACGCCCAGGAGCTCATGTGTCAGGAACACGAAGATGAGAAGCTCAACATCTACTGTGTGACCTGTCAGGTGCCCACCTGCTCCATGTGCAAAGTCTTCGGCCAGCACAAAGACTGTGAGGTCTCCCCCCTGGCTAGCGTGTACCAGGCCCAGAAGGGTGAGTTGAGCAACGCCATCGATGCCTTGGTGGCGAGTAATGGTCGTCTTCAGGCCCTGCTCAACCAGATGGAGGCGGCCTCCACAGCAGTCCAGGAAAACTCCCAGCGTGCCAAGCAGAGGTTGGCTGAGCGGTTTGACGCGCTCTACGCGGCACTGGAAGAGCGAAAGAGCACCCTGTTGGAACGCATTGGCAAAGAGCAAGACGACAAAGTTGCGGCCTTGCGGGATTTGGCCAGACGCTACGGCGATCGGTTGCAGGCTGGGTCGGAGCTAACGGACACGGCCGTACGGACCCTGGAGCAAAGTGGCGTGGCGGAATTCCTGCAGGCCTCCAAGGGCCTGATTGAGCAGACGAAGGATGCGGCCAAGAGCTCCCTCGCCGAAGAAAGGCCAGAGCCGGGCTTTGAGAAGATGGACCATTTCACCCTGTCCACGGAACACATAGGAAGCCTTTTAGCAAAGATGGACTTTGGGGTTGAGGATGATGACGAGGAGTTTGAAGAtgctgaagaggaagaagaggagtaA